The DNA window GGGACTGACTGGTGGTGCGAGTTTGTATGCAGTTGGCATGGGCGGCTATCAGtgtgccgctgctgccgctgctgcctgTTGGATTCAGGGGTCATGGTGGGATCGCGCACTTTTGCATCGGTCATTGTGGTAGATACACAGCTAAATCACTGCATCCGAGGATTAGATATGCTACATCTAGGGTGGTCAACGGGGAACTTTTTATACATGACTATCGTCTGTGTCCGTTGCTGAAGACCTACGGTGGTACACGATGTGGGATGAATGAATGCAAACAAGCTGGGATGGTCAGCGAGTGAACACCGAGCCTAGCACGGGTGCCTATCCTTAGCAGGGGTATCGTCTCGTGCACAATACAGGCAGCCTGTAGTGTCACAAGCTTCCACCAGCGGGGTTGCCCCTTGTCTAGTTGTTGCCTGGAAAGGAGGAGATGAGATGAGATGCGACGAAGCAATCGTGTCAGGCAGGTCTTGCTGAGCTCCCAAGTGGCAAGTTGAACGCAGGACATGCGACAACCCACTGTGTCCAACACAGGACACGAAACGCCCCAATGTCGAGAGCGAAGACGTGATTACGGCACGCATGTGCTTGCATCGGATGGTTATGTCGGCGGCGGATAGGGGTATACAGTGCGCAGTAGAGCGAAGGACCAGACGTTCGACGAGGAGAGTTCACCCCGGAGCGTCTTGGGGGAGTTTAAACAACGGGTTAGTTTGGATGGATGATGGACTGGGCGGCGACAACTACCTAACTGTGGCCaaaggggaggaagggtCGTTCTTGGCAGAGGGTATGGTATGTCCTGTACACAGCGACGGACACTGCGCTGTTGCTGGGACGGGGGAAACCACCGCCGTGGGTTGGAACAGGGAAGGTCTTTGCCGGGTAGCCAGCCTGTTGATGGGTATATCACTTTGCAAGGAGGGAGAACGTTGAAGGTAGGACATGATGCTGCACCTGTGTTGTGAGTGCTCGAGGTTCCCTTTCCAGCTGTTCGCCTTGGCGAACATGCCGACGGAAGCTGGCCTCTCCATCTTGGCGACTACAGCATCCCGGGTTGGGCACTTCACTCGATACGTTCCATGGTTGCATCTTCTTACAGGCCCCGAACTCGTTCGGGATTGCTGCTCGCGGATGACGGTGCGGTCTGGTCGACGCCGCTCCTTGGAGAGACGCAACACTTGCATCTGGTTTATTACTCCGACGCAAGCCGGTGGCAGAGAACCGCCGGCGAGTCCATGCGTGCCTGTGGCCCGGCACCCAAAAGGCCAGTTCAATCTCCGCACTTTGGCAACGTTGGTCAGCAGGGTATGGTTGGATGCAAGCACCCGCCGCactgcgccgcctccgcttGTTCCTGTTGACCACACCCGCTGCTACGGGTGGACAGGTCGTGGTTGTCGGCCTCGAAACACGCGGAGTAGGTGCCTACTGAATCAGACGGAATGAAGGAAGCCACGCCAGCTTTCACGACACCTGCGTCAAGCGACGTCAAGCAGGGCGGCTGGCGTGGCACAGAACAACGGCACCGGCAACATGACTCGCCTGCACCACGGCAGACGGACGAACAGAACTCACCAGGCCCGTGTGGTTGTTTTGTCCGTCCGTCTGACAGCGCTGTCTCTCGTGAGACAGGCGGCACACTGGACGAGAGCGGCGCAACTGCAGGTGAACCAGccttcagcgccgccggtggcCGAAACACTCACCAACGCGCCTCTCTCAGTAGGTAGTTATCGGAAGACACGTGTACGACAGCAGTGGCAAGCCGCCCTCCTGCTGACAGCCAACCACAAGCAGCCACCCGCCGTCAGGGCGCGGACATGCGCAGCAACAACACGCAGCTGCCCGCCGTGGTTATCCTCACACAGGCGTCCTCGCCTAGCCTCCTTGTCTGCCGTCCCGCCACGCCGTCGCTGAGCCAGCAGCGGTGGGAAAACCCGACAGCCAATCGCCACGTCACTTGACAGACTCGGCGGGCACTTGCAGACGCAGATATGAAACCTTCGTAAGTGTGGCGGTTCACGATCACCCACTGTGTTTCCAAGCTTCCCAACGTAAGAGACATTAAATGATTACGCCGTGATGGAGAACAAGTAGAGTAACCAAGGTCCGGCCAAACCGCGCCTGACATTGCATGGATGCCTACCTATGCAAACAGGAAACCAAATAACCAAACCCGGAATCACTCGTCCGGATACTGATCCACAAAGTCGGTCCTCCCCTCCATCAGCGCGTCGGCATTCAACCGCACGCTCCACCGCACCATATCCGTCATGGCCGTCTCGCGGAACTCGCCGTTGCGCCCGTGGTCCGAGATGTCGCTCATGGCGCTgaccggcccggccgcgcggtggtggtggaacAGGCTCGGCTGCGTGGTCAGGCActggcggccgggcgcgcgGCCCCGGTCGCCCTCGCAGTaggcgcgcagcagcaggtcgtACGGCGCGCCGACCTCCCGGAGCGCgacctcgcgcagcagccgccgcgcgccgcgccggctgAGCGCGTAGCCCAGCGTGCACACGCCCTCCTGCACGTGGTGGTAGGCCCGCGTGTGCGCCGGGTACTTCTCCTTGAGCGTGAAGGGGATGTTGATGGTCCAGAGGTTCTTCTTGGGCGCGACCGTctcgtcggcgacgcggaTCACACGCGCCTTGGGCACCGTCTTGCTCTGGGGGAAAGGGAAATGCATCCCGCAGTGGCCGATCCAGAGGAGGTCCCAGTCGTCGCCGTACGGAGAGGTAGTCGGGGGCTCGGTGGCGGGGAGGTGGTAGAAGTCCATTTCCCCGCCCGTCACGGGCTCGTCGCCAGATCCCGTGGGATACGTCGGGTCAGCATACACGCccgggcggccgcggagcgGTTGCGTGAGTGCGTGCGCCGCGAGTGCAAAGTCACGGAGCTGGTCTCGTATCCTGATATCCCagtcggcgtcgtcctcgagGATGAGAGCCGACGTTAGATTCCGATGTacgattctatataaaggggTTAACCACGGGGCTGAACCGGTTTAGGGCGTACAGAAAGGAATGAGTTACTCTCGGACGGCGTTCATGTGTGCGCGCCAACACCCTATAGCCCCGTCGTCAAGGCGCTTGGAGTCTGGTGACGCCATGGGAATGGCCTTGTCAGGGACATCTTTGCCGAGAACGCCATCAATGAACTCTACTTGGATGCCGCTCAGCGCGGCTTGTAGGACGATGCCATCACGACGGTCCGACCGAGATGGCAGGCCGATTATGAATATCTTTTCGAACTACATGGACGGTTCGTCATCATCACACAAGCGGCAGACAATCAAACTCACGCCAAGGGTGCTGTTGCAGATATCGCCCATGAGACCGCTTGCTGCGGCCCATCGCTGGTTCCGGTACCCGAACGCTGCATTGCGAGGGAGACGGAACTGGAAGAGCAAAAGCGTGGCACCAAAAAGGAGCGCGGTGCCGAGCGCATAGAGGATCCGTCTCGATGGTAGTCGCCAATCCAGCGGCGGCATCATCGTCGTGATGCGTTCGTATCGCTGCTCGGGGCGCGGACAACGGCGAGACGAGCGAGACGGAAAAATCCTCGCGATGCCCCCGAGGAAACATCGAAAAACGTGTGGAGCTGCGCGAGTGCGGCTAAGCACTAAGTTGATTTGGGGGCTGACGGTACCTACTAGACCCAATCACAATAACGTTACCTTCAGGTTGCCTGGGAGCTCAGCACCGGCAGTTATTTTGTGACTGCCTGGAATACGAGCTGAGCTGCCTGTTCCTGGCCTTGAATGTTGTTACCCTGTGATCCGTAATACTATATTGCTCAGGGGATGTCCATAAGAAGGACGGTGCAATCTGTCGATATGCAGCTGCTCACTGTGGTGCTCGCCTGTGCTTTATTAAGTcgaaaagaaagaaagaaaagaaaaagaagaaaaggatgaagaggaagggaaaggaaaggaaaagaaagaaaagaaaaggaagaaagaGAGCAATGGCATTGTTTGCGGTCCTGGCCTGTGTCTTCGTTTGAATCCCGCTTGTGTCTACGCAACTCTTCAACCCCCTTCAGGAGGGGCAACAGTTTCAAATTGGGGACTCCAGACAATACGATGCCGCACTAACATGAACTACACAGTTGCAATACGGCAGCAGGCCGTAGCCGCCAGCTTTTATGTCCTAGTCCGCACCAGCATCGAACTCAACCATCCCCACCGCAAGAGTCGCCCATGGCCCGCAGAAAGAACGCGAGTGAAAGCTGTAGCTCTACTGCTTTGACCTGGAGGTCTAAAATATCTATTTCTCTTGGCTGAAGGAGGAAGGCCTTGAAAATCTGAAATCAACCACTGTGCAGACCATGTCGTCTACGGACCCGATAGAGCTTCCACGGCAAACAACACCACACCATCTTCCGCGAGCAGTCCGACGCCTGCTACCAAAAACCAGCAAGAAGCAACGCCCAGCAATGCACAGAGCGAGAGCGCCAGGGAGGTGCGGATCTCTCAGCGGGCTGCCCGGGCAGGAATTGGCGTTGGCTCTCCATTGTCAAACGCACGGCCATTGCCCTGCGGCATCTTGTGCTTCCGATACCTGAGGAGACAACAGGAGATACTCCCGCGCTCACCTTCACTGAAAAGGCTTactctcctcctcccgaGGCCACAGAGGCCGGCGTGTGGAAATTACAGGTCGCCGGCCTCAGGGGCGATTCTGCGGAGATGGAGTAGCGCTCGCAGATTTGGTAAGTAACGTTTTCTTGGTGTAGCAAGCCACTCTTTGAGCCAGCAGTCCCTCGTACGACCAGCCATCTTGACAAGCGACTGTGAGGTTGGAGTAACAACTACTGCCATGGCCATCGCGTCGGACCGGGTCGAGCGTAAGCAGATAGGGAACAGCGGAAGGAAGAGCCGCTCTGTTGTCCCGTCACTTCCCAGCCACCCCCTCGTCATCACCAGGCTCTGGATCAAGTTCGGTCTTTCGTGTAGTTAGTGTGGCCCTATAGTTAGAGCGCTAATGCACACCGAGGACAGACTTCACCAGAGCGTGGACGATCGGGCGAAGTCCAGCATGACGGGCTCCTCTACATGATCCCGACCCAGGCAGGGGCTTGAGCAGGATACCGATGCTGAGCCCGCCgcaccagccgccgcggcccatCTGCTGGACCACGTACGGGGTCTTGAATGTCCGGGGTCTTGAATTCGCGCTCACGACGATGGCACCGTCAACAGAGTCCCAAAGCCGGGGTTGTTCACTGTAACCGTGCAGGTGGCGGACGGAGGACGGAATCCCTCCGAGAAGGAATCACGATGACAGACAAGGCCAACGTCAACTTCCGAGGCTTGACCCTTTCCGGCCGGATTGGATCGCCAGAGTGGCACGTTTGAAAAGGGGAATATTGCCATGC is part of the Thermothielavioides terrestris NRRL 8126 chromosome 2, complete sequence genome and encodes:
- a CDS encoding glycosyltransferase family 25 protein (CAZy_ID 269708); protein product: MGDICNSTLGFEKIFIIGLPSRSDRRDGIVLQAALSGIQVEFIDGVLGKDVPDKAIPMASPDSKRLDDGAIGCWRAHMNAVREIVHRNLTSALILEDDADWDIRIRDQLRDFALAAHALTQPLRGRPGVYADPTYPTGSGDEPVTGGEMDFYHLPATEPPTTSPYGDDWDLLWIGHCGMHFPFPQSKTVPKARVIRVADETVAPKKNLWTINIPFTLKEKYPAHTRAYHHVQEGVCTLGYALSRRGARRLLREVALREVGAPYDLLLRAYCEGDRGRAPGRQCLTTQPSLFHHHRAAGPVSAMSDISDHGRNGEFRETAMTDMVRWSVRLNADALMEGRTDFVDQYPDE